In Methanobacterium sp., the sequence GAAGTTGCCAAAAAGATGAGAGTTCAGTATCTCAATGCGCATGCTTACCATAACGGACCTTATAAAGGATTTGAAGGATGGGTCCGATTTGCAAGGGATATTTACAACGCAGTTTATTCGCCGATTCACCAGTTATCCGGACTGGACATAAGCAAAGATGAAATACCCACAGATAAAGGATTTATGACACGGCAAATGATTTCTGATGTAAAAATTGACAGGGAAGAAGCGGCTTTAAGCGATGAAAGACCCTACACTGGAGATTATGACTGTGTTACAAAATTACGCGGAAAAAAATATCCAAAACTTGAAAAAAGTCTTTCAACATAATGTAAGGAGGAAATAAAGATGGAAGACATTATGAAAGAACGGATAGAACAGCTTGTTGATCATATTATGAAATGGAGTCTGTGGCAGTTTAACTCCCGTGCATGGGATCGGGAAAATCAAAATGAAGGAGTCCTTACCAAGACCATGCAGATTTTATGCAATGAACCCGTTGAAAAAGAGACTCCTGCAGACAGGTGTTACTGGGCAGAAGCCGTGATACTGGCCAGAGAATTTAAAAGTAATTATCCATGGCTTTTGGAAATGCAAAAAAGCGAGATAAAATTACTTATGAAAGGTCTTAAAGATCGAATAGACTATTTAACAATAACTGGATCCCTCAATGAGGAGCTTACAGTCAAACGCTACTAAAAGAGGTGAAATTATGTCTTTTGAAATAGAAAAAAAAGAGCGTAACGGTATTATCAACCCCATATTTACCTGTCAACCCGCCGGTGCTCAATACGCCAATATAGGTATAGAAGACTGTATTGGCATCGTCCACGGTGGACAGGGTTGTGTTATGTTCGTACGTCTCCTGTTTGCCCAGCATTTTAAGGATAACTTCCTTATGGCATCATCATCCTTACACGAGGACTCAGCAGTTCTGGGAGGAATGCGTCGAGTTGAAGAAGCTGTTGACGTACTTTTGATGAGGTATCCTGAAGTAAAAGTAGTTCCCATAATCTCAACCTGTTCAACAGAAATCATAGGGGATGATATTGATGGAGTTGTTAGAAAGCTCAACGAAGGTCTTTTAAAGGAAAAATTTGTAGATAGGGAAGTTCATTTGATTCCAATACACACCCCCAGCTTCAAAGGAAGCATGATCCATGGATATGATACTGCAGTTAAGGATTTCATAACACATTTTGCCGAATTAGACAAACCTAATGGAAAAATCAATTTAATCACTGGTTGGGTGAATCCGGGAGATGTGACAGCTATTAAACATCTTCTTAATGAGATGGATGTGGATGCCACGGTCATTTTTGAAATTGAAAGCTTTGATTCTCCCCTGATGCCTGATGGAGAGGCAGTTTCCCATGGAAGCACAACTATCGAAGATCTTAAGGGCACGGCCAATGCAATGGGTACCATTGTACTCAACAGATACGAGGGTGGGCAGGCTGCCCAGTATCTTGAAAAGAAGTTTGAAGTTCCATCTGTAATCGGGCCAACACCCATCGGTATCCGCAATACTGATACCTTTTTAGAGAATGTAAGAAAGATGACTGGAAAACCCATCCCTCAATCTCTTGTGCAGGAGCGAGGTATTGCTATTGATGCATTAACAGATCTTGTACACATGTTTTTTGCCGATAAAAAGGTGGCCATCTATGGAAACCCAGATCTTGTCATTGGACTTGCTGAGTTTTGCCTTGATCTGGAGATGAAACCTGTGCTGCTTCTGCTTGGTGATGAAAATTTAGAATATTTGAAAGACCAGCGAATTAAAGATCTAAAGGAAAAAGTCGGATATGACATAGAAATTATTCAAAATGCAGATTTTTGGGTTTTAGAAAGTAAAATTAAGAATAAAGAGATCGAGGTGGATC encodes:
- the anfG gene encoding Fe-only nitrogenase subunit delta gives rise to the protein MEDIMKERIEQLVDHIMKWSLWQFNSRAWDRENQNEGVLTKTMQILCNEPVEKETPADRCYWAEAVILAREFKSNYPWLLEMQKSEIKLLMKGLKDRIDYLTITGSLNEELTVKRY
- the anfK gene encoding Fe-only nitrogenase subunit beta; protein product: MSFEIEKKERNGIINPIFTCQPAGAQYANIGIEDCIGIVHGGQGCVMFVRLLFAQHFKDNFLMASSSLHEDSAVLGGMRRVEEAVDVLLMRYPEVKVVPIISTCSTEIIGDDIDGVVRKLNEGLLKEKFVDREVHLIPIHTPSFKGSMIHGYDTAVKDFITHFAELDKPNGKINLITGWVNPGDVTAIKHLLNEMDVDATVIFEIESFDSPLMPDGEAVSHGSTTIEDLKGTANAMGTIVLNRYEGGQAAQYLEKKFEVPSVIGPTPIGIRNTDTFLENVRKMTGKPIPQSLVQERGIAIDALTDLVHMFFADKKVAIYGNPDLVIGLAEFCLDLEMKPVLLLLGDENLEYLKDQRIKDLKEKVGYDIEIIQNADFWVLESKIKNKEIEVDLIMGHSKGRFVAIDNDIPMLRVGFPVYDRAGYYRHPIVGYTGAMWLAEEMANVLFTDMEYKKNKEWILNVW